From one Vanessa tameamea isolate UH-Manoa-2023 chromosome 9, ilVanTame1 primary haplotype, whole genome shotgun sequence genomic stretch:
- the LOC113395012 gene encoding voltage-dependent T-type calcium channel subunit alpha-1G-like isoform X4, translating to MSGEREMPYYGYHEGGSDSSGGCSDSEGGESDSEGGLSTESTVGQGLPFPGFTPVALRYLTQDTRPRSWCLKLITNPWFERISMLVILLNCVTLGMYQPCVDDQCITNRCKILQVFDDIIFAFFTLEMTIKMVAMGVYGHGTYLADSWNRLDFFIVMAGALEYALNVENINLSAIRTIRVLRPLRAINRIPSMRILVMLLLDTLPMLGNVLLLCFFVFFIFGIVGVQLWEGILRQRCELVLPPNVLRPNISFHYEFSKELDYICTTPEDSGMHLCGDFPPYRYGPLVCNESARPFSYNHPTNSSCVNWNQYYTNCTQRGSNPFQGTISFDNIGLAWVAIFLVISLEGWTDIMYYVQDAHSFWDWIYFVLLIVIGSFFMINLCLVVIATQFSETKKREMERMRAERARFTSSSTLASSTNNSEPATCYAEIVKYVAHLWRRFKRRMAKKIRVYKYQRAQLQWRTSRETLQLPSNRPKQHHPCCPRVHPQGNGKGVDEAGDEPLSRSSLLRVPSLSAADLENASNLSLLSPPSLARRRSSVMFSDTVLLHVPNAQNLAHPHNVCSSEKMTQTEFDLPAGETAEERAAAGGTMSCQELLALSGALSAALPTGQVALDSFFEELTKGISKRAGEDKLDAKIVEIDDFSCCAELIAAEAAAAEKKKGRLINACVRLWRLIMKRFSDIRKHIKQIVNHKYFQQGILLAILINTLSMGIEYHNQPEELTVIVEYSNIVFSAIFAVEMLLKIIAEGPFKYISNGFNVFDGVIVILSAFELAQSMGNEHDLAGSSGLSVLRTFRLLRILKLVRFMPNLRRQLFVMLRTMDNVAVFFSLLVLFIFIFSILGMNLFGCKFCKKDEEGDVECDRKNFDTLLWAFVTVFQVLTQEDWNVVLFNGMEKTSHWAALYFVALMTFGNYVLFNLLVAILVEGFSSERNERREREQRELAKSKLSSECFSDNNELQYDESNSGSHSSDSFSQNEIKNYWKSADDVRKAKDDVNGHKDKTVKVRRKTKASAHHPSLCKDCAQSNKCNIQKESKMLANTENSTVVPMITHTAATPQDSPSTTLEPGTTFRDFKVALTLERSTMLSSLDSIDRSSCTSIPGLLKPPNSYTLTLHSAAAQLGAEKARLPPMSLAPPPLSLAPPPSRSTSPASTPTTPRSVPSPMLPEKNLQVTIAKDDNCLNVSDKSSLLSSQKSLAVTTPTINGDDKCRVQRGYSWRLSRPSLRRKKQRTGSDSDAVILNNGRDHTACNGSNLRKNELLLSSTMVIKNDTQSEFPNNRSKAQLPAPRVLAPPARRVSAHTTPILPDVSWKAPEAGFSSDSTVRLDTVKAPPHRLSLTNDYLTVTTVSEVKASNLTPTTPQLTQIPPRPRNDSLRPNNQALPLIKQINEDVTINNNICIFSSRFDRRQFRFKDLFRFMEPTGCLKEKEDYSLYIFAPNNKIRRLCTWMVTRSWFDNIVLLFIALNCITLAMERPNIPPDSKERSFLSSANYVFTVVFAVEMFIKVVASGMFYGSEAYFTSGWNIMDGSLVIISIIDLLMSLVSESSPRIFGILRVFRLLRSLRPLRVINRAPGLKLVVQTLLSSLRPIGNIVLICCTFFIIFGILGVQLFKGAFFYCEGANIKTVRNKSDCLAIDGNVWVNRKYNFDDLGKALMSLFVLSSRDGWVNIMYTGLDAVGVDQQPIINYSEWRLLYFIAFILLVGFFVLNMFVGVVVENFHRCREEQEKEERVRRAAKRALQMEKKRRKMHQRPYYSDYSQYRLFVHNVVTSKYFDLAIAGVIGLNVVTMAIEYYRMPPALQYALKIFNYFFTAVFILEAAMKLVALGFKIYLKDKWNQLDVIIVILSIVGIVLEELETNIIPINPTIMRVMRVLRIARVLKLLKMAKGIRALLDTVMQALPQVGNLGLLFFLLFFIFAALGVELFGRLECSDEIPCQGLGEHAHFANFGMAFLTLFRVATGDNWNGIMKDTLREDCDSSVDCVRNCCVSTIIAPIFFVVFVLMAQFVLVNVVVAVLMKHLEESHKQMEDEIDMDVELERELEREADDEEDRALCRALEECTSPPRPLNKVPSLPANFTYSEPKQQPILSPARRRRTLHSHHALLPAAVPQRRASLSPHAFGRRRQDSAETPAALYEEDARFIDADDVDELEPGSPPRRDSFAQNRRQRADKRNSLRGEETRLLRPAPVLLAVPTTRQSIRRGNSKRRLSTESGAPNDISRASCTSPQLSPDDPPITEEEEIRIVIAERRKIDSVRPELEDVELSERGS from the exons GCATGCGTATCTTGGTGATGCTTCTTCTGGATACTTTACCAATGTTAGGAAATGTACTTCTGTTATGTTTCTTCGTTTTCTTCATATTCGGAATTGTTGGCGTTCAGCTCTGGGAAGGCATCTTGAGGCAGCGATGCGAACTTGTCCTACCGCCGAACGTACTACGACCTAA CATCTCGTTTCACTACGAGTTCTCGAAAGAGTTAGACTACATATGCACAACGCCGGAAGACAGTGGAATGCACCTGTGCGGAGACTTCCCACCGTATCGATATGGACCTCTCGTTTGCAATGAGTCTGCGAGACCATTTTCTTACAACCATCCGACCAATAGTTCTTGCGTTAATTGGAATCAATACTATACGAACTGTACCCAAAGAGGCTCGAATCCTTTTCAAGGCACAATATCCTTTGACAATATTGGTCTCGCTTGGGTTGCCATATTTTTG gTCATATCTTTAGAAGGTTGGACGGACATCATGTACTATGTTCAAGATGCTCATAGTTTTTGGGACTGGATATATTTTGTTCTTCTTATTGTG attGGATCATTTTTCATGATAAATCTTTGCTTAGTCGTAATAGCGACTCAGTTCAGTGAAACAAAAAAACGTGAAATGGAAAGAATGCGAGCTGAGCGTGCGCGCTTTACATCTTCATCAACGCTAGCTTCGTCGACTAACAATAGTGAGCCGGCTACTTGCTACGCTGAAATTGTCAAGTATGTCGCGCACTTGTGGAGAAGGTTCAAAAGGCGGATGGCGAAAAAAATCAG ggtATATAAATATCAACGAGCTCAATTACAATGGCGAACAAGTCGAGAAACACTTCAATTACCATCAAATCGTCCGAAACAGCATCATCCTTGCTGTCCTCGTGTACATCCACag GGTAATGGAAAAGGTGTTGATGAAGCCGGGGACGAACCACTTAGCAGATCGAGCTTATTACGAGTGCCTTCGCTCTCTGCCGCAGATCTTGAG AATGCATCAAATCTATCACTCTTATCGCCTCCGTCCCTTGCTCGAAGACGATCTTCAGTAATGTTCAGCGACACAGTTCTTCTACATGTGCCGAACGCACAAAATTTGGCTCATCCCCATAATGTTTGCTCATCTGAGAAAATGACACAAACtg AGTTCGACCTGCCAGCAGGAGAGACTGCAGAAGAACGCGCTGCTGCAGGTGGAACCATGTCATGTCAAGAACTACTAGCATTATCTGGAGCTTTATCAGCCGCCTTACCGACTGGGCAAGTCGCTTTAGATTCATTCTTCGAAGAATTGACGAAAGGAATCAGCAAACGAGCTGGTGAAGACAAATTGGACGCGaag attgTAGAAATAGATGATTTTTCATGTTGTGCTGAACTAATAGCAGCTGAAGCAGCAGCGGCTGAAAAGAAGAAAGGTCGACTTATCAATGCTTGTGTAAGATTATGGCGGTTGATAATGAAACGGTTTTCGGATATACgaaaacatattaaacaaattgtaaatcataaatattttcaacaag GCATTTTGTTggcaattttaataaacacattatcCATGGGAATTGAATATCATAACCAACCAGAAGAATTAACCGTTATAGTTGAATATAGCAACATTGTGTTCTCTGCTATATTCGCAGTAGAGATGCTTCTTAAAATTATTGCTGAAGGACCTTTTAAGTATATATCAAATGGATTCAATGTGTTTGACGGTGTTATTGTGATCTTAag tgcATTTGAACTAGCACAAAGTATGGGTAACGAACATGATTTAGCTGGAAGTTCAGGACTATCGGTGCTAAGAACATTTCGACTCTTGCGCATTTTAAAGTTAGTGCGCTTTATGCCTAATCTTAGACGACAACTATTTGTCATGTTGCGGACAATGGACAACGTCGCTGTCTTCTTCTCGCTTCTAGttctattcatttttatattcag CATCCTCGGTATGAACCTCTTCGGGTGCAAATTCTGCAAGAAAGATGAAGAGGGCGATGTAGAGTGCGACAGAAAAAACTTTGATACGCTCTTGTGGGCCTTTGTCACGGTGTTTCAG GTATTAACGCAGGAGGATTGGAATGTTGTATTATTTAACGGTATGGAAAAAACCAGTCATTGGGCTGCGTTGTACTTTGTAGCTTTGATGACTTTCGGCAACTACGTTTTATTCAACTTACTCGTAGCTATTCTCGTAGAGGGTTTCAGCTCGGAG AGAAATGAAAGAAGGGAACGCGAGCAACGCGAATTGGCTAAATCGAAATTGTCTAGCGAATGTTTTTCTGACAACAACGAATTACAATACGATGAATCCAATTCAGGATCTCACTCCAGTGACAGTTTTTCCCag AACGAAATAAAGAATTACTGGAAATCAGCAGACGATGTGAGGAAAGCGAAGGACGACGTAAACGGTCACAAAGATAAGACCGTAAAAGTTCGACGTAAAACTAAAGCATCTGCTCATCATCCATCTCTATGTAAAGATTGTGCGCAATCCAATAAGTGTAACATTCAaaag GAATCAAAAATGTTAGCCAATACTGAGAACAGCACAGTTGTACCAATGATTACTCATACGGCGGCTACACCACAAGATTCACCATCAACAACCTTGGAACCCGGAACGACATTTAGAGACTTTAAAGTAGCTTTGACACTAGAAAGATCAACAATGCTGTCGAGCTTAGATTCTATTGACCGGAGTTCT TGTACCAGCATACCAGGTTTATTAAAACCACCAAATAGTTACACTCTGACACTTCATTCTGCAGCTGCTCAGTTAGGTGCTGAAAAAGCCAGACTTCCTCCAATGTCTCTTGCTCCGCCACCCTTGTCCCTCGCTCCTCCACCATCCAGATCTACATCGCCCGCGTCCACTCCAACCACACCAAGATCCGTACCTTCTCCGATGCTCCCAGAAAAAAACCTGCAAGTGACTATTGCTAAAGACGATAATTGTCTGAACGTGAGTGACAAGTCGAGTCTGCTGAGTTCACAAAA aAGTCTCGCTGTAACTACTCCAACTATAAACGGAGATGACAAATGCAGAGTACAGCGGGGATACAGCTGGCGTCTATCGAGACCAAGCTTGCGACGCAAAAAGCAAAGAACAGGATCCGATTCAGACGCTGTTATCCTAAATAATGGCCGTGACCACACAGCTTGCAATG GTTCAAATTTACGAAAGAACGAACTACTTCTGTCTTCTACTATGGTAATCAAGAATGACACGCAATCAGAGTTTCCGAATAACCGATCCAAAGCACAGCTACCGGCTCCAAGAGTTCTTGCGCCGCCAGCGAGAAGAGTTTCAGCTCATACTACTCCAATACTACCAGAT GTATCATGGAAAGCACCAGAAGCTGGATTTTCATCAGACTCAACAGTGAGACTAGACACCGTTAAAGCTCCACCACATAGATTATCCCTCACAAATGATTATTTAACAG TGACCACCGTATCAGAAGTAAAGGCTAGTAACTTAACGCCGACAACACCACAACTCACTCAGATTCCACCGCGACCACGAAACGACTCGTTACGACCAAATAATCAAGCATTGCCATTGATAAAGCAAATCAACGAAgat GTCACAATAAACAACAACATTTGTATTTTCTCATCGAGATTCGATCGACGGCAGTTTAGATTTAAGGACCTTTTTCGATTTATGGAGCCGACGGGGTGTCTTAAGGAAAAAGAGGATTATTCTCTTTACATATTTGCTCCAAATAATAA GATACGAAGATTATGTACGTGGATGGTTACGAGAAGTTGGTTCGACAATATAGTGCTATTGTTCATAGCTTTAAACTGCATCACACTAGCCATGGAGCGACCTAACATTCCTCCTGATTCTAAAGAAAGGTCCTTCCTTTCAAGTGCTAATTACGTTTTCACCGTTGTATTTGCGGTCGAAATGTTTATTAAG GTGGTGGCATCTGGAATGTTCTACGGATCGGAAGCATATTTCACTTCAGGATGGAACATAATGGATGGGTCGCTCGTCattatatctattattgatCTATTGATGTCTTTAGTATCTGAATCTAGTCCGAGAATATTTGGAATTTTAAGG gtatttaGATTATTAAGATCATTGAGGCCTTTAAGAGTAATAAACAGAGCCCCTGGTTTGAAATTAGTGGTTCAAACATTGTTATCATCACTGAGACCCATCGGGAATATTGTACTTATATGTTGtacgttttttataattttcggtATACTGGGAGTGCAG ttattcaaAGGAGCGTTCTTTTATTGCGAAGGCGCGAATATAAAAACTGTAAGGAATAAATCCGACTGTCTAGCGATAGACGGCAACGTTTGGGTAAACAGGAAGTATAACTTCGACGATTTGGGTAAAGCTCTGATGTCACTGTTTGTCCTTAGTTCGAGAGATGGTTgggttaatattatgtatacggGTCTCGACGCTGTAGGAGTTGATCAACAG ccgataataaattattcggaATGGCGACTTCTTTACTTTATCGCATTTATACTACTGGTGGGTTTTTTCGTACTGAACATGTTTGTGGGAGTCGTTGTGGAGAACTTTCATCGATGCAGAGAAGAACAGGAGAAGGAAGAGAGAGTGAGACGGGCTGCTAAACGAGCTCTGCAAATGGAGAAGAAAAGACGAA aAATGCATCAACGACCTTACTATTCGGATTACTCCCAATACCGTCTCTTTGTACATAACGTTGTCACTTCCAAGTACTTCGACTTAGCCATTGCAGGTGTTATCGGTCTCAATGTCGTCACCATGGCTATCGAATACTATAGAATGCCACCAGCTTTGCAATACGCAttgaagatatttaattatttctttacgGCCGTTTTCATACTTGAAGCAGCTATGAAACTTGTAGCGCTCGGTTTCAAAATTTACCTAAAAGATAAATGGAACCAACTTGatgttataattgttatacTATCAATTGTGGGGATAGTTTTAGAAGAACTGGAAACGAATATAATACCAATAAATCCAACAATAATGAGGGTCATGCGAGTGTTGAGGATTGCGAGagtgttaaaattattgaagatGGCAAAGGGAATAAGGGCGCTGCTAGATACGGTCATGCAGGCGTTGCCGCAAGTCGGAAATCTGGGactgttattttttcttttattcttcATATTCGCGGCCTTGGGTGTCGAATTGTTCGGCAGGCTCGAATGTTCGGATGAGATTCCTTGTCAAG GTCTTGGAGAACACGCCCATTTCGCTAACTTTGGAATGGCGTTTCTCACATTGTTCCGGGTAGCGACAGGTGACAACTGGAACGGCATTATGAAGGATACTCTACGGGAGGACTGCGACAGCTCCGTAGATTGCGTGAGGAACTGTTGCGTGTCAACTATTATTGCGCCGATATTTTTCGTCGTATTCGTCCTCATGGCACAATTTGTCCTCGTCAACGTTGTAGTCGCC GTCCTCATGAAACACCTAGAAGAATCCCATAAGCAAATGGAAGACGAAATCGATATGGACGTCGAACTGGAACGCGAACTGGAACGAGAAGCTGACGACGAAGAGGATAGAGCGTTGTGTCGCGCACTCGAAGAATGTACTTCACCACCTCGGCCTTTAAATAAGGTACCCTCCCTTCCGGCAAATTTCACTTATAGTGAGCCAAAGCAACAGCCGATACTCTCACCCGCACGCAGACGACGCACACTACACTCGCACCATGCTTTACTACCAGCGGCTGTACCGCAAAGACGAGCCTCCCTCTCGCCTCATGCATTCGGACGACGTCGACAGGACTCCGCTGAGACTCCAGCCGCACTTTATGAGGAGGACGCTCGTTTCATCGATGCGGACGATGTCGACGAACTCGAACCAGGAAGTCCGCCACGAAGAGATTCATTCGCACAGAACAGAAGACAGCGAGCTGACAAGAGAAACTCACTCCGTGGCGAGGAGACGAGGCTATTGCGACCAGCTCCAGTTCTGCTCGCGGTCCCCACGACCAGGCAGAGCATTCGACGAGGTAATTCTAAGCGAAGGTTATCCACGGAATCAGGTGCGCCGAACGATATATCGCGTGCATCCTGTACTTCACCACAGCTTTCCCCTGATGATCCGCCAATAACTGAAGAGGAGGAAATCAGGATCGTCATAGCAGAAAGACGGAAGATCGATTCAGTTAGGCCGGAGTTGGAGGACGTGGAGCTGTCGGAGCGTGGCTCCTAG